From a region of the Neobacillus niacini genome:
- a CDS encoding ABC transporter substrate-binding protein, translating into MKKFKIGLLLLLSLMLVVVTACGKSEETAKNGSKKDVKLQFFVSGDNVEGGALATMAKKYTEETGVEIEVVDVPYSDMATRITNMVQAGNPPALARTSGFNPIWKDSLGDLGSTLKDKGVREDLAIKDEDGKVKAIPIDLTAVGLFINKDLFDKAGVKYPQTEDDIWTWDEFVAALETVLDKTDAKYGLVMDQSDHRLSTMLYQFGSKGFYEENGKYTTNPETKKALEYFFKLNDNKIMPKAVWSAGEDPSSMFKSGQVAAYYSGVWQIKDFEKNIKNFEWASVYMPYEKVRATNLGGNYIVKFDGSGVEEEAQKFIDWLYTKENYQEAASLGGYLPVVDGAEVDYGVGEAGTKAYEIYQNEMASSDPIAAKLKAERDVLQLTSEKTPGSAIKDNIVKALNGEQSIDDAIKNSAAALTEAYSK; encoded by the coding sequence GTGAAGAAGTTTAAGATCGGTTTGCTATTATTATTGTCTCTTATGCTAGTAGTTGTTACTGCTTGTGGAAAGTCAGAAGAAACAGCTAAGAATGGGAGCAAAAAAGACGTGAAGCTTCAGTTCTTTGTATCTGGTGATAATGTTGAAGGTGGAGCCTTAGCAACAATGGCTAAAAAGTATACAGAAGAAACTGGCGTTGAAATTGAAGTAGTAGACGTACCATATAGCGATATGGCTACAAGAATCACAAATATGGTTCAAGCTGGTAACCCTCCTGCATTAGCACGTACATCTGGATTTAACCCAATTTGGAAAGATAGTTTAGGAGATTTAGGTTCTACTTTAAAAGATAAAGGTGTTCGTGAAGATCTTGCTATCAAGGATGAAGATGGAAAGGTAAAGGCTATCCCGATTGACTTGACAGCTGTTGGGTTATTTATCAATAAAGATTTATTCGATAAGGCTGGCGTGAAGTACCCTCAAACGGAAGATGATATTTGGACTTGGGATGAATTTGTAGCAGCATTGGAAACCGTTCTTGATAAAACGGATGCAAAATATGGTTTGGTTATGGACCAATCGGATCACCGCTTATCAACGATGTTATATCAATTTGGAAGTAAAGGATTCTACGAAGAAAACGGGAAGTATACAACAAATCCTGAAACGAAAAAGGCTCTTGAATACTTCTTTAAGTTAAATGACAACAAAATTATGCCAAAAGCTGTATGGTCAGCTGGTGAAGATCCATCTTCCATGTTCAAGAGCGGACAAGTAGCAGCTTACTATTCTGGTGTATGGCAAATTAAAGATTTCGAAAAGAACATCAAAAACTTTGAATGGGCATCTGTTTATATGCCATATGAAAAGGTACGTGCAACGAACCTGGGTGGTAACTATATTGTTAAGTTCGATGGTTCTGGAGTAGAAGAAGAAGCACAGAAGTTTATTGACTGGTTATATACAAAAGAAAACTATCAAGAGGCTGCAAGCTTAGGCGGATACCTACCTGTCGTTGACGGCGCAGAGGTAGATTATGGTGTAGGTGAAGCTGGCACAAAGGCATACGAAATTTACCAAAATGAAATGGCGTCTTCTGACCCTATCGCAGCTAAGTTAAAGGCAGAACGTGATGTATTACAATTAACCTCAGAAAAAACACCTGGCAGCGCAATTAAAGATAATATCGTTAAAGCGTTAAATGGTGAACAATCCATTGACGACGCCATTAAGAATTCAGCTGCAGCATTAACAGAAGCTTACTCAAAGTAA
- a CDS encoding carbohydrate ABC transporter permease, protein MTTRRKDKNQKWALAFVIVNMVLFGLFFAWPGVLGVYYSFTDYTGISANFIGLENYVKLFQDQSFYKALGRTFLYTVLSVPLLYVFSLLISVLLVNKYTKGKSVAKIIFFFPWLISPIVAGVIFRWMFGESFGFINYALGLIGVDPVSWSSDGNMALMVVLFATIWGGTAFNMLVMMSALMNIPKSYYEAADIDGANGWQKFMNITLPSLKPTTFMVILLSVIHSMKEFAMVQSLTNGGPGTDNTFLVQYIYQTGFDQRNIGYASAVSMVLFVILLIFALINMKVEERSKI, encoded by the coding sequence TTGACAACCAGAAGAAAAGATAAAAACCAAAAATGGGCATTGGCGTTTGTCATCGTGAACATGGTTTTATTCGGTCTATTTTTTGCTTGGCCAGGGGTATTAGGAGTTTACTATTCTTTTACCGATTATACTGGAATTAGTGCCAACTTTATTGGACTAGAAAACTATGTCAAACTTTTTCAAGACCAAAGTTTTTATAAGGCTTTGGGACGGACCTTCTTATACACCGTTCTAAGTGTCCCGTTGTTGTACGTATTTTCCCTGCTCATATCCGTCCTATTAGTCAATAAGTATACAAAAGGGAAGTCGGTGGCAAAGATCATCTTCTTCTTCCCTTGGCTTATTTCGCCGATTGTAGCAGGGGTTATCTTCCGCTGGATGTTTGGAGAAAGCTTTGGATTTATCAACTATGCTTTGGGATTAATTGGGGTCGATCCGGTTAGTTGGTCATCTGATGGGAATATGGCACTTATGGTTGTATTATTTGCAACTATTTGGGGAGGAACAGCATTTAATATGCTCGTCATGATGTCTGCATTAATGAATATCCCGAAATCCTACTATGAAGCAGCTGACATAGACGGAGCAAATGGATGGCAGAAATTCATGAATATTACGCTTCCATCCTTAAAACCGACGACGTTTATGGTCATCTTGTTATCCGTAATCCATTCCATGAAGGAATTCGCAATGGTACAATCCCTGACAAATGGTGGACCTGGAACGGATAATACGTTCTTAGTCCAATACATTTACCAGACAGGGTTTGACCAACGAAATATTGGATACGCAAGTGCAGTATCCATGGTGTTATTTGTAATCCTACTCATATTCGCCTTGATTAATATGAAGGTTGAAGAAAGGAGTAAAATATGA
- a CDS encoding carbohydrate ABC transporter permease — protein MTAKNRTTSILLTAIVAILGVVYLFPILWLLLSSFKPGSELFSYPLKFFPDEITFGNYEYAWATMEFTKYVINTLMVTVATTVLTVLASASCGYALAKYNYKWLGVFFLCILTTTMLPTEVIMNPTFTVIQKLGLYDSLWGLIIPSINTATGIFMFRQFFQTVPDDLLEAARIDGANEGRIFFGLMLPIAKPIVITLSIFSFQWRWNDYVWPLLVISDPNKYTVQVALRSIVGADNIDWVLLLSASVISILPMVLIFTVFQRYIMDTGASSGLKD, from the coding sequence ATGACCGCGAAAAATAGAACGACTAGCATACTCCTTACTGCCATTGTCGCCATTTTAGGTGTTGTTTATCTATTTCCGATCTTGTGGCTGTTACTTAGCTCCTTTAAACCGGGAAGTGAATTGTTTAGTTATCCATTAAAGTTTTTCCCTGATGAAATTACTTTTGGAAACTATGAATATGCTTGGGCCACAATGGAATTTACCAAATATGTCATCAATACCTTAATGGTAACGGTTGCTACTACAGTCTTAACAGTACTGGCCAGTGCATCCTGTGGATATGCCTTGGCTAAATATAATTACAAATGGTTAGGTGTGTTCTTTCTTTGTATTCTAACAACCACGATGCTGCCAACCGAGGTTATTATGAATCCTACTTTTACGGTGATTCAGAAACTCGGTCTATATGATAGCTTATGGGGATTAATTATTCCTTCTATTAATACAGCAACAGGAATCTTTATGTTTAGACAGTTTTTCCAAACGGTTCCAGATGATTTATTAGAAGCAGCGAGAATTGATGGTGCAAATGAAGGCAGGATCTTCTTCGGTCTCATGCTTCCCATTGCAAAACCTATCGTCATTACACTATCCATCTTTTCTTTCCAATGGCGCTGGAATGACTATGTATGGCCATTACTGGTTATCAGTGATCCAAACAAATATACAGTTCAGGTTGCCCTTAGGAGTATAGTTGGTGCAGATAACATCGACTGGGTGCTGCTATTATCGGCTTCCGTGATTTCGATTTTACCAATGGTTCTGATTTTTACGGTTTTCCAACGATACATTATGGATACTGGAGCTAGCTCTGGATTAAAAGATTAA
- a CDS encoding glycoside hydrolase family 105 protein: protein MTKVITDVREAVLKITNQLLHLKRPSNEESLKEVGDGAKIGYFPRDFGMEEWDWPQGVGLLGLKNLAEDKYFPNYSEFIKKWAADQIERGLPLKNINTTAPLLTLMDYEEMEELALDWVDWVVNQAPRTKENGLQHVTSGDTKHELNLHEGEIWIDTLFMVVLFLSKMGVKYKNQAWMDEAVYQINLHIKYLFKQEESLFYHGYDFENGHNFSEAHWCRGNSWYTLAAPELIGTLKGHLSSLSYDNIVGTFKGQVDRLVELQSENGLWHTLLDDPDSYTEVSGSSAIAAGILKGIRLGLLDSSYKPVCRKAVEAVLANIAEDGTVLNVSAGTAIGKEKEDYKKIIIAPTAYGQALAIVLLSEVLLHEDLFSY from the coding sequence GTGACGAAAGTGATTACTGATGTTCGTGAAGCTGTGTTAAAGATTACAAACCAGCTGCTGCATTTAAAACGACCTTCGAATGAGGAATCCTTAAAGGAAGTCGGTGACGGAGCAAAAATCGGCTACTTTCCAAGGGATTTTGGAATGGAAGAGTGGGATTGGCCGCAAGGGGTCGGATTATTGGGTTTGAAAAATCTAGCCGAAGACAAATACTTTCCCAATTACAGCGAATTTATTAAAAAATGGGCCGCAGATCAAATAGAGCGCGGTTTACCTTTGAAAAATATCAATACGACTGCGCCGTTGTTAACGTTAATGGACTATGAAGAAATGGAAGAGCTGGCTCTAGACTGGGTTGATTGGGTAGTTAATCAAGCACCAAGAACAAAGGAAAACGGACTTCAGCATGTCACTTCTGGTGACACAAAACATGAATTAAATCTTCATGAAGGAGAAATCTGGATCGACACCTTGTTCATGGTCGTGTTGTTCTTAAGTAAAATGGGTGTCAAATATAAAAACCAAGCTTGGATGGATGAGGCAGTTTATCAGATTAATCTTCATATAAAATATCTGTTCAAGCAGGAAGAATCCCTCTTCTATCATGGGTATGATTTCGAAAATGGGCATAATTTTAGTGAAGCTCATTGGTGCCGCGGAAACAGCTGGTATACCTTAGCCGCACCAGAATTGATTGGCACCTTGAAAGGGCATTTATCTTCTTTGTCTTATGACAATATTGTCGGTACCTTTAAAGGACAGGTTGATCGTTTGGTAGAATTGCAGTCTGAAAATGGCTTATGGCATACCTTGCTTGATGATCCTGATAGTTACACGGAAGTATCAGGCTCTAGTGCGATTGCAGCTGGTATTTTAAAAGGAATTCGCCTTGGTTTACTAGACTCAAGCTACAAACCTGTTTGCCGTAAGGCTGTGGAAGCGGTATTGGCTAACATTGCAGAGGATGGAACCGTGTTAAATGTCTCGGCAGGAACAGCAATTGGTAAGGAAAAGGAAGATTATAAGAAAATTATTATTGCACCGACCGCGTATGGTCAGGCTTTGGCCATCGTGCTGCTTTCAGAAGTTCTTCTTCATGAAGATTTGTTTAGTTACTAA
- a CDS encoding LacI family DNA-binding transcriptional regulator: MKPTIYDVAKEANVSIATVSKVLNNTGRISEKTKNKILQIMKELEYQPSSVATALTGKKTFTIGVLVPDIANPFFAEVARALENNARETGYSIILCSTDYQLEREHDYLELLLKKQVDGIIIATEPKDLKKLRSLNARNVPCVLFSIDHLALDYHVVTTDDVRGGYLAGRYLYENGHRQFAVITEPRRVSGRLRVDGFKKALVDEGVDLENAFVIEAKSKIEEAKKAAQQILSLEQRPTAVFASTDLIAVVFINEARKAGVSVPEDISIIGFDNTIHAEISDPGLTTIAQPIAKLASYTIEQLLESIENPGMPPSKIMLAPALIERDSVRNLNK; this comes from the coding sequence ATGAAACCGACGATTTATGATGTAGCAAAAGAGGCCAATGTGTCAATTGCTACGGTATCTAAAGTTCTAAATAATACTGGACGAATCAGTGAAAAAACGAAAAATAAAATCCTTCAGATTATGAAGGAGCTTGAATATCAACCCAGCAGCGTTGCAACCGCCTTAACAGGGAAAAAGACGTTCACCATCGGTGTACTTGTTCCCGATATTGCCAACCCGTTCTTTGCTGAGGTAGCCCGGGCGCTAGAAAATAATGCTCGGGAAACAGGGTATTCGATCATTTTATGCAGCACAGATTACCAACTCGAGCGCGAGCATGATTATCTCGAGCTTTTGCTCAAAAAACAGGTGGACGGAATCATTATTGCAACAGAACCAAAGGATTTGAAAAAATTAAGAAGTCTAAACGCCCGAAATGTACCCTGTGTCCTGTTTTCGATTGATCATCTAGCTCTAGACTATCATGTGGTGACAACGGATGACGTCAGGGGAGGATATTTGGCAGGTCGTTACCTTTATGAAAATGGACACCGTCAATTTGCGGTCATCACAGAACCGCGGCGGGTCAGTGGTCGGTTACGTGTTGATGGCTTTAAAAAGGCTTTAGTTGATGAAGGTGTAGACCTAGAGAATGCTTTCGTAATCGAAGCAAAATCTAAAATCGAAGAAGCGAAAAAAGCTGCTCAGCAAATTTTATCTCTCGAACAAAGGCCGACAGCGGTGTTCGCTTCTACCGACCTTATCGCGGTTGTGTTTATTAACGAGGCACGAAAAGCGGGAGTATCGGTTCCCGAGGATATTTCCATTATTGGTTTTGATAATACCATTCATGCAGAGATATCAGATCCAGGGTTAACCACCATTGCCCAACCGATTGCAAAGCTTGCCAGTTATACGATTGAACAATTGCTAGAGTCGATCGAAAATCCAGGGATGCCGCCAAGTAAAATCATGCTGGCTCCTGCACTCATTGAGCGGGATTCTGTAAGAAATTTGAATAAGTAA
- the iolG gene encoding inositol 2-dehydrogenase: MTLTVGVIGAGRIGKIHVDNLRGISQVKVKSVSDVVIDDLESWAKEKGVEVLTTNYEEILQDPEINAVFICSPTTTHANLIKEAAACGKHIFCEKPVSFSVEETEEALEAVEKAGVKLQVGFNRRFDPNFRKIRELVQAGEIGTPHILRITSRDPQPPGIDYIKTSGGLFMDMAIHDFDMARYVMDSDVVEVFANGAVLVDPAIGEAGDIDTAIITLKFANGALGVIDNSRQAAYGYDQRLEVFGDKGAAQADNNRANTVEVSTAQHVSKEKPLYFFLERYTQAYIDEVKEFVASILENKDVICNGLDGLQAERIAKAARQSLEIGAPVTLQPTGKSTAIY; this comes from the coding sequence ATGACATTGACTGTTGGTGTTATCGGAGCGGGACGTATAGGAAAAATTCACGTGGATAATTTAAGAGGTATTTCACAAGTAAAGGTAAAAAGTGTATCTGACGTGGTCATTGACGATCTTGAAAGTTGGGCGAAGGAAAAGGGAGTTGAAGTATTAACGACCAATTATGAAGAGATCCTACAGGATCCAGAAATCAATGCGGTATTCATCTGTTCACCGACGACAACTCATGCCAATCTCATCAAAGAAGCCGCTGCTTGTGGAAAACATATTTTCTGTGAAAAACCGGTTAGCTTTTCCGTTGAAGAGACAGAGGAGGCACTTGAGGCGGTTGAAAAAGCTGGGGTTAAGCTGCAGGTAGGCTTTAATCGCCGCTTTGATCCAAACTTCCGGAAAATCCGTGAGCTTGTTCAAGCCGGAGAGATTGGTACGCCACATATCCTAAGAATCACATCTCGTGACCCACAGCCACCAGGAATTGATTACATAAAAACATCAGGCGGACTTTTCATGGATATGGCGATTCACGACTTCGATATGGCACGCTATGTAATGGACAGCGATGTTGTAGAAGTTTTTGCAAATGGCGCGGTTCTTGTAGACCCAGCGATTGGAGAAGCAGGAGATATTGATACCGCCATTATTACGCTAAAATTTGCTAACGGTGCACTTGGCGTCATCGATAATAGTCGTCAAGCTGCATATGGGTATGACCAGCGCCTTGAAGTGTTTGGTGATAAAGGAGCAGCACAAGCAGATAACAACCGTGCCAATACCGTTGAAGTTTCCACTGCACAGCATGTATCAAAAGAAAAGCCGTTGTATTTCTTCTTAGAACGCTATACTCAAGCCTATATTGATGAAGTAAAGGAATTTGTCGCATCGATTTTGGAAAATAAAGATGTCATCTGCAATGGTCTGGACGGACTACAGGCAGAGCGGATTGCCAAAGCCGCACGTCAATCACTCGAAATAGGTGCCCCGGTAACGTTGCAGCCAACAGGCAAATCAACCGCCATCTATTAA
- the iolC gene encoding 5-dehydro-2-deoxygluconokinase: protein MNSLKFKENRQFDLIAIGRLCIDLNANEIHRPMEETVTFTKYVGGSPANIAIGSARLGQNTGFIGKVSDDQMGRFITDYLEKNGIDTSSVKIDQTGAVTGLAFTEIKSPEDCSILMYRDNVADLKLHPSEIDEDYIKQSKTLLVSGTALAQSPSREAVFLALEYAVKHDVRIIFDLDYRPYTWVDEAETAVYYNLAAEKCDVIIGTREEFDMMEKLLNVKESSDDYTASRWFSYRAELVVIKHGGSGSIAYTKDGASHRSGIFRTNVLKTFGAGDSYASAFIYGLMNGKDISEAMKMGSASASLVISRHSCSDAMPTKEELIHHMETAVYELA, encoded by the coding sequence ATGAATTCACTCAAATTTAAGGAGAACAGGCAATTCGACCTGATCGCCATCGGTCGTCTGTGCATTGACTTGAATGCCAATGAAATTCACCGACCAATGGAGGAGACAGTGACTTTTACAAAATATGTTGGCGGTTCACCTGCCAATATTGCGATTGGCTCTGCGCGTCTTGGACAGAACACCGGTTTCATTGGGAAAGTGTCGGATGACCAAATGGGCCGTTTCATTACGGACTATTTAGAAAAGAATGGGATTGATACTTCTTCTGTAAAGATTGACCAAACAGGAGCAGTTACCGGTCTTGCTTTTACGGAAATCAAAAGTCCTGAGGATTGCAGCATTTTAATGTACCGCGACAATGTGGCCGATTTGAAGCTTCATCCATCTGAGATAGACGAAGACTATATCAAACAGTCAAAAACGTTATTGGTTTCAGGAACAGCTTTAGCACAAAGTCCTTCTCGTGAAGCGGTTTTCCTGGCACTAGAGTATGCGGTCAAACATGATGTAAGAATCATTTTTGACCTAGATTATCGCCCCTATACATGGGTCGATGAAGCGGAGACAGCCGTTTATTATAACCTTGCCGCTGAAAAGTGCGATGTCATCATCGGAACACGCGAAGAGTTCGACATGATGGAAAAGTTATTGAATGTAAAAGAGTCAAGTGATGATTATACCGCTTCCCGCTGGTTTTCTTATCGTGCAGAACTGGTTGTCATCAAGCACGGAGGATCTGGCTCGATTGCTTATACAAAAGACGGTGCCTCACACCGCAGCGGTATTTTCCGAACGAACGTATTGAAGACATTTGGTGCCGGGGATTCGTATGCATCCGCGTTTATTTATGGGCTTATGAACGGAAAGGACATATCTGAAGCCATGAAAATGGGCAGCGCTTCTGCATCACTTGTGATTTCACGTCACAGTTGCTCGGACGCAATGCCAACAAAGGAAGAACTTATACACCATATGGAAACAGCGGTTTATGAACTAGCGTAA
- a CDS encoding CoA-acylating methylmalonate-semialdehyde dehydrogenase, whose translation MTVTTVRTLKNYIGGEWVESTSEKTEVVYNPATGEELAIVPLSTKEEVDQAVKAANEAFKTWSQVPVPKRGRILFKYQQLLVEHWDELARLVTIENGKSFIEAHGEVLRGIECVEFAAGVPTLMMGKQLPDIATGLESGMYRYPIGVVGGITPFNFPMMVPCWMFPLAIACGNTFVLKPSERTPLLAARLAELFEEAGLPKGVLNIVNGAHDVVNGLLEHKLVKAISFVGSQPVAEYVYKTGTANLKRVQALAGAKNHSIVLKDANLDNAVSQITGAAFGSAGERCMAAAVVAVEDSIADELIERLKKAADEIVIGNGLDEGVFLGPVIRENAKQRTLGYIESGVEQGATLLRDGRKDEAVNGDGYYVGPTIFDNVTQEMKIWQDEIFAPVLSIVRVKDLAEGIELANASSFANGACLFTDSASAVRQFRETIDAGMLGVNIGVPAPMAFFPFSGYKDSFYGDLHANGTDGVEFYTRKKMLTARYV comes from the coding sequence ATGACTGTTACGACTGTAAGAACGTTAAAGAACTATATTGGCGGCGAGTGGGTAGAATCAACATCCGAAAAAACAGAAGTAGTCTATAATCCAGCAACAGGTGAAGAGCTTGCGATTGTTCCTCTTTCAACCAAAGAAGAGGTTGACCAAGCGGTGAAAGCTGCGAACGAAGCTTTCAAAACATGGTCTCAGGTACCTGTTCCAAAACGCGGACGTATTCTTTTCAAATACCAGCAGCTACTTGTGGAACACTGGGATGAGCTTGCTAGATTAGTAACGATTGAGAATGGTAAAAGCTTTATCGAGGCGCATGGCGAAGTTCTTCGCGGCATCGAGTGTGTGGAATTTGCAGCAGGTGTGCCAACGTTAATGATGGGAAAACAGCTTCCTGATATTGCAACCGGACTAGAATCAGGTATGTACCGTTACCCTATCGGAGTCGTCGGTGGAATTACACCTTTTAACTTTCCAATGATGGTGCCGTGCTGGATGTTCCCGTTGGCGATTGCTTGTGGAAATACTTTCGTATTGAAGCCATCTGAGCGGACACCGCTTTTAGCAGCGAGACTTGCCGAATTATTTGAGGAAGCGGGACTTCCAAAAGGCGTCTTGAATATTGTTAACGGTGCACATGATGTTGTAAACGGCTTGTTAGAGCACAAGTTAGTGAAGGCTATCAGCTTCGTAGGTTCACAACCCGTTGCCGAGTATGTCTACAAAACAGGTACAGCTAACTTAAAGCGTGTTCAAGCTCTTGCTGGTGCAAAAAATCATTCCATCGTTTTAAAGGATGCCAATCTTGATAACGCGGTATCTCAAATTACAGGTGCAGCATTCGGATCAGCAGGTGAACGTTGTATGGCAGCTGCCGTTGTTGCGGTGGAAGATTCCATTGCGGATGAACTGATTGAAAGATTGAAAAAAGCTGCTGATGAAATTGTCATCGGAAATGGCCTAGATGAAGGAGTATTCTTAGGACCAGTTATTCGTGAGAATGCGAAGCAACGGACCCTTGGTTACATCGAATCTGGAGTTGAGCAGGGAGCAACGCTGCTTCGTGACGGACGCAAAGACGAAGCGGTCAACGGTGATGGTTATTACGTTGGACCAACTATTTTTGATAACGTTACACAAGAAATGAAAATTTGGCAGGATGAAATTTTCGCACCTGTATTATCCATTGTACGAGTGAAGGACTTAGCAGAAGGTATTGAACTCGCTAATGCATCTTCTTTTGCAAATGGAGCTTGTCTATTTACTGACAGTGCATCCGCTGTTCGTCAGTTCCGTGAAACGATTGATGCGGGTATGCTTGGCGTTAATATCGGGGTACCGGCGCCGATGGCATTCTTCCCATTCTCAGGATATAAAGATTCCTTCTACGGTGATCTTCATGCGAATGGTACGGATGGAGTGGAATTCTATACTAGAAAGAAAATGCTAACTGCTCGTTATGTCTAA
- the iolD gene encoding 3D-(3,5/4)-trihydroxycyclohexane-1,2-dione acylhydrolase (decyclizing), with protein MSTIRLTVSQALVKFLNAQYVEFDGKQQRFVKGVFTIFGHGNVLGLGQALEEDPGELEVYQGRNEQGMANAAMAFAKQKHRKQIMACTASVGPGSANMITSAATATANNIPVLLLPGDVFVTRQPDPVLQQIEQTHDLSISTNDAFRAVSKYWDRVSRPEQLMSALLNAMRVLTNPADTGAVTIALPQDVQGEAWDYPESFFAKRVHRIERRQPSKESVRDAVQLIQSKKKPFMILGGGVRYSEAAETFLQFAKRFNIPFGETQAGKSGVESYLPLNLGGLGVTGNSAANTIAKDADLIIAVGTRFTDFTTASKQLFAHADVLTINISEFHASKLDAVKVVADAKAGLEAIKDELGAYRTAYQNEIAQAKEAWDEELTRLTSITYGEDFTPEVAGHLDEKLPEYKEVFGSALTQTSVIGKVNELIDDHSIIVGASGSLPGDLQRMWVSKARNTYHMEYGYSCMGYEIAGAFGAKLAEPEKEVYAMSGDGSYLMLHSELVTSVQEGKKINVVLFDNSGFGCINNLQMENGMGSFATEFRKRNPETGKLDGPIMNIDYAKVAEGYGVKTYSVTTMEELEAALIDSKRQAVSTLIDIKVLPKTMTHGYESWWNVGVAEVSKKESIQSAYQNKVSNLVKARAY; from the coding sequence ATGAGTACGATTCGTTTGACAGTTTCACAGGCTCTTGTGAAGTTTTTGAATGCACAATATGTAGAATTTGATGGCAAGCAACAACGGTTTGTGAAAGGGGTCTTTACCATTTTTGGTCATGGGAATGTCCTTGGACTGGGGCAGGCTTTGGAAGAAGATCCTGGTGAACTTGAAGTCTATCAAGGTCGCAATGAACAAGGGATGGCGAATGCGGCGATGGCGTTCGCAAAACAAAAACATCGGAAACAAATTATGGCGTGTACCGCTTCGGTTGGTCCGGGCTCAGCGAATATGATTACATCTGCAGCAACGGCTACAGCAAATAATATCCCAGTGCTTCTACTCCCTGGAGATGTGTTCGTCACCCGTCAGCCAGACCCTGTTCTCCAACAAATTGAACAGACACATGATTTATCTATTTCTACGAATGATGCGTTCCGCGCTGTGAGTAAATATTGGGATCGAGTGAGTCGTCCAGAACAATTAATGTCTGCGCTTCTTAACGCCATGCGTGTGTTGACGAATCCTGCTGATACAGGTGCAGTTACGATTGCTCTCCCACAGGATGTACAAGGAGAAGCATGGGACTATCCAGAATCCTTCTTTGCGAAACGCGTCCACCGGATTGAGCGCCGCCAGCCATCAAAGGAAAGTGTTCGTGATGCGGTCCAACTTATTCAATCTAAAAAGAAGCCATTCATGATTTTGGGCGGTGGTGTGCGTTATTCAGAAGCAGCCGAAACCTTCCTTCAATTTGCGAAAAGATTTAACATCCCATTTGGTGAAACCCAGGCAGGAAAGAGCGGGGTCGAAAGCTATCTGCCTCTTAATCTAGGGGGACTTGGCGTTACCGGAAATTCGGCAGCGAATACAATCGCAAAGGATGCAGACTTAATTATCGCGGTCGGAACTCGATTTACTGATTTTACAACCGCTTCCAAGCAATTGTTTGCCCATGCTGACGTTCTCACTATCAATATTTCTGAATTCCACGCATCGAAGCTTGACGCTGTGAAGGTGGTAGCAGATGCCAAGGCTGGACTTGAAGCGATTAAGGATGAGCTTGGTGCTTATCGAACTGCTTATCAAAACGAAATTGCACAAGCGAAGGAGGCCTGGGATGAGGAGTTAACTCGACTCACAAGCATTACGTATGGAGAAGACTTTACACCAGAGGTTGCCGGACATTTGGATGAAAAGCTTCCTGAATATAAAGAAGTTTTCGGTTCAGCGTTGACGCAGACGAGTGTTATTGGCAAGGTGAATGAGCTTATTGATGACCATTCCATCATTGTCGGGGCTTCTGGAAGCTTGCCAGGCGACCTTCAGCGGATGTGGGTTTCGAAGGCTCGTAATACCTATCACATGGAATATGGCTATTCCTGTATGGGGTATGAGATTGCCGGGGCATTCGGGGCAAAGCTAGCAGAGCCTGAAAAAGAAGTATACGCGATGTCAGGGGATGGAAGTTACTTAATGCTTCATTCGGAGCTTGTAACAAGCGTGCAAGAAGGCAAGAAAATTAATGTGGTACTTTTTGATAATTCCGGTTTCGGCTGTATTAATAATTTGCAAATGGAAAACGGCATGGGCAGCTTCGCTACTGAATTCCGTAAACGTAATCCTGAAACAGGTAAGCTAGATGGCCCTATCATGAACATCGATTATGCAAAGGTTGCAGAAGGGTATGGCGTCAAAACCTACTCTGTTACAACGATGGAAGAATTAGAAGCAGCACTAATCGATTCGAAAAGGCAAGCAGTCAGCACCTTAATTGATATTAAAGTACTTCCGAAAACGATGACACACGGG